The DNA region ACTgggagcattccaagcatgagggacagcccCCGGGAGGGCTCTGTGCTAGAATGATGATGGGGGCCCGCACCGGAGATCAGGAGTTAAtggtgtgtgaggtagtgagagaataaagtgtgaagacttcacagggtatatgtatatatatatatgtatatatgtatttatatctaaaatgtttgagaatcaatatttagagaaaagggaaatgggataaatttgaatctgtgggaatctgattatttagcctttaggaatgtctttctcccccttcttctttagatttatagctATCACCCCAGCGGTGAatagaatacaagattgtgaaagcttccctatgaataactcatgcaaggcaatattcaaatagagatagtacaaatttagttaggatgtgaacctcaccaggcctaagtttcgttttcctataaatcatatgatttcagggaaaccagatgatattcccctgtccccttcccctagcctacttacaaatagccatcttagcattaaagtttccctataaggtaattctgtagtttctgtgcttgtattgggtaaaaacttattcctggttagattgtgaggccactcatCTCCAAAaatggggacaggggtccagcctctggggtgggatttcttagaattgtttgtacaagggtatatatctccctgcttgccttcctccgcttgcctctcttcactgctatctccgccctggtagtgagaCATGCCTAAttctcgagacttgatcaaataaagcttctggtttttttttctaccttgagaaaccaagacatctctgttttttttcacttgagccagtggtcttttgTCCCACACAATGGTGATAACTATTTCTgcagaattggtttcctttataatcctattttTTACTTTGAACAATTAaagatattattctgaggagggttCCATAAACCACTTCCGGACTGGAGATCACAATACCTTTTGGAGACCAGCAGAAAACCAGACGATTGAAAGTGGGGGGCTTTGGAATTTGGACTTAGTGAAGATTGAACTTGTAAGGAAGAGGGTCAGGGAAGTGTCCACTGCTGTGTGAGGGAGAGATTTGGTCTGCTTGGGGAGGGTTTTAGAAGGGACCTGTCCAAAAAGAGGAGCCTTTGTTTGAGAGCGCTCCTATGGGCAGCCAGATTCAGGTTAAGGTCTGTTCCCCACACTTGGAATGCTCACTATTCTCCTCCAAGGCTCAGATCAAGGGTCACCACCCATTTCAGGCTTTCCTggattctctttcctccccaattCATTTGTATTTACCTAGCATGAAGTTTGTATTTATTGATCAGCTCTAAGCTTAGAAAGTGTTAGGGGAGGGTTTTTTCAGTTAAACAGTTTTACTTTCAGGGGTGTGGGGAGGTGGCATCTGTTTGTCTATCTGAAAGCTTTAACCCCAGGAATCTTAGGGGaaactggagaggggagaaactgagCTCCCCTGCCAGTGCTCAGGGATCTCACAGACTAGTTTAGTGGCAGTAAGATGAATAAATTGAAAGATTCCTGGAGCAGATTATACTTGAATTGGGATGGACCAGCCTAGGAGGACGGTGAGACTTATTATGGGGAAGTGAGTCAGGGGAATCTTAAGGGTCTGGTAACTGTTCTCAGGACTTCATGGGGTTTTGGCTTCTGTCTCTGCAGAATCCTGGAGAAGGCAGAAACTGCTGCAGATTCATGAAGCCCTGAGCCAGGACCCAGTAGATGTGGAATTACTTCGAATGGCTGCCCAGAGCCGAGGGGGCCTACTTAGTGACCAGGTCCGGAGAAAGGTCTGGCCCCggcttctgggcctcagtccctATGACCTGCCACCCCATCCAGGTGTGAGGGCAAGGGTGTGAGGGGGAGgctgggagagaaatgagagggagacAGAAGTAAGCACTATCTTATTCCTAAAGTCCTCCACCACCCTCCAGTTCCACCCTCGAACGGCTGAAATATCTGGAGACAACAATGGAACCTCTGGGCATAAAGAGATGGACAGAATTCCAGAGCTCAAAGGCACTTCAGGAATTCTCTAGTCCAACACATTCCCCAGCTCATACCTGTGCTGGGgtctttggacttcagtttccttatctataaaattaagacgTTAGACTGgattgtctgtaaaatgagaggattggactattATGATGAAAAGATCCCCAGATTTAAAGATGGAGGACATCAGTTCAGATCCTAGTGCTGCTGACTTATTCTGCTTCTTACTCTGTGCGACCTTGggaaaagtcacataacctttctgggcctcacagccctcatctgtagaaggagggGGTTAtatcagatgacctctaaggttccttttagctcatGTCTGTAATCCTATGATCTCCAACTGCtctttgaagatctccagtgatggggaattcCTTATTTCCAAATACAGAGCATTCTACTCTAGGATAGCTCAAATAGTTGTAAAATTCTTTTCTGCTAGTGAGTCAAAATTTGCATCTTCCAGCCCACTCCTAGTCCCAATAGAGGACATTCCAGAAGTCACCGTGTAGTTTTACATTAAAGAGACCTAGGTCCAAATCTCACCTCTTCCACTTCCTAGCTATGACTTGTAACTTTCTGaggcttggtttcttcatctgtaaaatgaggatgaaaaaaaaaatctccgtAGCAAGAAAAGAATGGTATAGAAGAGAGAACCTGAGGAATACCCAAGTTCAAGACTAGCCTTTGGCCTTCAGGGGCTCCAGAACTCTTTAAGTTACACAAAAATTGCTGATCTTCCTCAATGGAGGTAGTCTCCATACTGGTAGTTTCTTgcggaaaggaaggaaggaaacaagtataaagcacctactatgtgttaggtactgtgctaactgctttacagaTGTCATCTCACtcttcgcaacaaccctgggaggtaggtgctattattatccccgttttacagttgaaaatGAAGCagacaaagaggttaaatgattttcccagggtcacaaagctattaagtgtccgaggctgaatttgaactcaggtcttcctgattctaggctcagtACTCTGTACTCAGTACACTGAGTCACCTCTAGCTACAGCAGTGAAATCACACACAGGtccaggagtgtgtgtgtgtgtgtgtgtgtgtgtgtgtgtgtgtgtctgtctgtctgtctgtctatactTGTGATGTATAGAGattggacagacagacagaaaaatacTACTGTGCAGGTTATTgttaagataaaatgaaataacgcACAGCAAGTGCTTTCCAAATCTTAAAGCCCTATGCAAATTTTAGTTGTCATTGTTATTACAATAAGGAATTATGGCGCTATCTCAGGAAAAAGGAATTAGACTGTCTCTGTTGGACTTCAAACCACCAGGACCTCTGAAGCTCTGAGCTCACACACAGATTGTGTTCATTCACAAGGCCCAGCTCAATATGTTACCATCTCTTTGTCTCATTATGTCTCTACACAGAGTTTATTCAGAGAAGTCTCAGAATATAACTAAAGTCTATGTCTCTATAGACATAGGGAAAAGTAtcgttcccccctccccacctcctcagaCCTGACACAAGCACTCAGGGTAACCTGTAGTTATCAGATGTAGGGTAGCCTTTATTTCATGCTACAGAAAGTACATAAACAAATGTGGGAGACTCATGAAAGACTCATAATAGCCCACAAGCATTCAATATAATTGTCTTCCCTTGCCAGTGGTGCCTTCATTTTCTTAGGGTCCTATGCAGACTCCACAGTGGACAATGCCATGACTCAGTGCCACCCTAGGGCTGTTAAATGGGCAACCATCTTCTTATTGTCTCTGTACTGTTTGAACAACTCCTACCTTGGCAGCAATAATATCCCAGGAGATAGCGAGcttttttatatagcattttaaaggggtcaaaagcactttataaagatTATGTCATATGATTGTCAGATACGTTTATCATGTTTTCTTGTAGAAGATTTTCTGATAAACTTGTTATCCCATATACCAACCAAAATTCCTGGCTTTGAAGCAGGCTTCCACTGAGAAAGTAAAATACTGTAAGTATGGAGCTAAATTTTTAGTGTTAATAAACAACAATTCACTGACCTGGGTTTCAACCAGCTCCTAGTTGGATGCTTACAGACAAAGAGAACAAGTAGCACTGGCCAACCATGAGTTCAGTGTATATGCTGTCTGCCTGGGAAAACTAGTGTGTATCCAGACCTGTTCCTGAGACTAGAGGTGTTAAATTCCAGGCTGCAGAATTCTAAGGGAActcaaaaccaaataaaatgtaattgggaaatatttaacaaaataaataaaaatacaacatagataatgttaacttgtggttttctaaggcagTATGTAGCCAGCtgatttctgtttctctttgagtttgataccacaaCTTTAGGCTGTGAGACATTGAAGCTGTCTATGATAATACTCATGGAAGGGGTGAAGGTTATCTGTGATACCTGGGGAGCTACAGTTAAATGGAAGAGTTGAGAGTTTGGAACTCCTCTCCAGAGTGTACCATCATTGTGGGTGATCCTTTTGTCATTAAAACGGTTGTTCCTGCTTCATTTGTCCTTGGATGACTGGCTGTGAGCAAAGTTGACtgataaaggactttgaaaagtGATTCCAGCCAAAGAGatggtggtttgtttttttttttggttgggggtgATTAGCTCCACCAAGATTTGGTCCATTCTCTCTGAGTTCAGAGCTTGGAGGCCAGAGATTATTATATTACAGTACAGTAGAAAAGTCTAAACCTCTCTTCCCTATGATAGTACCATAGCTGAGGATCAAGGGACTTGGAATCCAAAGACCTGGGGTTTCAGATTttagctacctgtgtgaccttaggcaagacacCCCTTCTGGTATCCTTGTTTTTtcgtctgtaaagtgagggtattGGACGTGTTGATTTTGAAGGTCtactccagctctaaatcctaggattTTTAGATACTTGAAGAAATGATTAAGTTGTCAcctcttctccttgacctagTCCTTCTATAGCATGGTCTCAAGTCTGCTGACTAGCTGAGGGTATTGAGGAGGGctgagggtgggtgggtgggtgggagcaAGTTGAAATCTTGGGACCTTGAAGGAGGGAAGGCCCTCTGACCCTAAACTCGTGCTTCCCCACCTTTCGCTTCCCACAGGCCGAAGCCCGCTCCAGGACCATAGGGACTATCACCAGGTGCAAATGGATGTGGAGCGCTCCTTGGCCCACTTTCCCCGGGGTAAGTTGGTTGGCTTGGGCTGGGGACAAGAAGGGCAGCCAGGGGGTGAGTGAGGAATTGGGCACAGGGTGATAGGGTAgtgtaatagaaagagcactTGACTTGGAGTCCAGTGGACCTCAGAACCCATGTAGCTTTCATCAAGTCAttttaccccagtttcctcatttgtaaaataaagggtttggattagatgttcTCAGGTCTCTTCTAAGTCCTATggggaagggaacttggagagcCAAGGAAGGGATGGTGACAGTGACAGTGGCTCTCCTGCCTTTCTGCCTGGGCAGGGATGCGCCCCGAGCAGAGGGCAGTGCTGCAGGAGCAGCTGGTGGCGGTGATCCTGGCTGTGCTGAGCTCCCGGCCAGAGCTGCACTATTACCAGGGTTACCATGAGGTGGCACTGGCTCTGCTGCTAGTGCTGGGGCCCCGTGCAGCTGCTGCCTTGCTGGATCAACTCTCCATGCATCATCTCAGGTACCCAGGGAAGAAAGGGCATGGGCCTGGGGAGAGGTAGCTCTTCTCGAATCAGCCTAATGGATTTAGGGCATGAAGGGGCACAGCAGCTCACCTAATATCACCTCAGAGGAGCTTGAGGGAGGTACAGCCTAGGCAGCTTTCTCTAATGCCTGGGACACTCATCAGGGACTTCATGGATCCCACAATGGATAACACTTGGCACATCCTGAATTATCTGCTACCTCTGCTGGCCCGGGAGAGTCCTCAGTTATACAGCTTCATGGAGAGGTTGGTAGTGCATTCTTGAGCCCTGTGGGCAGGGGGGAAGGGATCAGGGACCAGAGCCCTGTGGGTAGGTATATGGGCAGGGCAAAGCATGACCCGGGACCTGTAGTGGGTGGTCAAGGGGCAGTGGGTCAGTTCCAAGCACCAGCTTGGAGGCTGTGtgtaggggagagagggaggatgtTATCAGGAGAGTGGGACAGACTCAATGAGGCAGGAAGGTGCTCAGCCTAAGGCCCCAGCCTGTTGGTGCCAGGGCCGAGGTGGGAACAGTATTTGCCCTAAGCTGGCTGCTGACCTGGTTCGGCCATGTGCTACCTGAGCCCACCCACGTGCTGCGTCTCATGGACTTCTTCCTAGCTTCTCACCCGCTCATGCCTGTCTACGTAGCCGCTGCGGTATGGACTGATCAGGGCTGGTTGGGCTGGGGATGAAGGAGGCTTGGGATCAGAGTTGTACCCTGTGTCCTAAGTGGGCCTATGTGGTGGGAAGGAATATACTGGGGACAAGCTTTGACCCTAGAGGTCCAGATGGGGAACGCGGGGTCCAGGTGCCTAGCTCTAACTTAATGCCACTACTTGTTATCCCCCAGGTGGTTCTGCACCGGGAGCCAGAGGTCCTAGCAGGCCCCTGTGACATGCCAAGCCTGCACCAGCTGCTATCTTGCCTGCCACAGCCCTTGCCCACTGAGTCCCTCCTGGCCCAGGCCTTGAACCTCTTTACCCGACACCCCCATTCCCAGCTTGCCCAGGAGGCTGCTGTGAGGACCCATAGCAGGTAACCTACTGTAGGCTGGAATCTAGGGCTTAGGGGAGACACCCAGGAGAATGGGGGACAGTGGGGCTTTTGGTGAGTGGTGGGATGCCAGGGTGGGTCCTGAGGGAAATGGACTGAGGAGGAGGCTGGGTCAGGGGATGTTCCATAATCCAAACTCAAGATGTATCATTgatttccccaccccatcccccctcTTCCACTTCCCCAGCTTATCCATTGAGGGCTCCTTCACAGCCCTACAAGCAGCCTCAGCACACCAGCGGCCTGACTGGGTCCTACAGAAGCAGCGGCAGCAGCCAGGATGCCAGAAGCCTTCAAGGAGTCAGAGTAGGCCCAGCACCCTGGTAAAAGCAGCTGTATGGGGTCTCTCGGCCACATTAGGGGCAGCAGCCCTAGCTGTCACACAGACTGCACTGGGCTGGGGCCCTGAAGTTCTCTGGAAAATCTTCTAGATAGACTCATCCCATTGGGACCCCAGTTGGCTTCTAAACAGTGGACTGACCATCATCAGATTGAGCACAGCTCTCATAGCCATGGCTGGACTGACCAATCATGATAACACTGGTAACAGTAGCCATCTGGACAGGGGGAGTTGAAGAGATGGCCAGGAAAGGAAGGTCAGacattcttcccctccctgccaagGGATAGAGGCATTGGAGAGGGCTTATCTGAGGACACTGTGCTGAGGGACAGAACTGAGGAGACCTCTGTCTGGACCAATCTACCcatctgtctccctccttccccagggCAAAGGTGAGCCATCATAGTTTTGTACCTGGACCAATAAAGTCATAGCAGCCTAACTCCCTGGCTCCTGGGGAGTGCATCCTCTTCTCCATCACTGGGCCAGGCCAACCCAGACAGGCTTGAGGGAGTGGGGGGGGTTTATCTGCTTCCCCTAGCTCCTAGAAAAATGCTATGCTACCGCTCCACACGGTTCATGCAGGGAGAACAACTGGGCATGAGAATCATGGGGCCTGACTTTCTCACCCCTCCTTCAGGTCTGGTAATCAAGATGAAATGAACACAGAGACAATctcacagacagaaagacagtcaGACACATAGATTGAGGGAAAAGACTAAAAGAGGTCTGACAAACTGAGGTGTATGGAGAAAGGCAGATTCAGAGAGGGAGGCAGATAGACTCAGGATAACACAGAGTCCTAGGAAGTATGCTATCGAACAGACAGAAAAGGGATAGacccagagacaggagatggagaaggagagacagatagaaaaagAACCAGACTCCAGAAGAAGAGTGAAAGACCAGAGGGCCACTATGATCTAGAACATGAAACCCAGGCAAGCCCTCTagatgccctccctcccaaaggaCCTGCTTTTCCTCAGGGTAGGGAATCCCCCTCCAATGTTTGAACACTGCCAGATCACAGGAAATTAAGTCTCAGGAACAGAAGCAGTTCTATCAAGAGTCGCGTTTATTCTCCTCTTGGAGGTGCGGTGCTCCGGGGAGCTGGTGCTATTGTGCTTAGGAAGGAGGTCTGTCCGTCCGTCCGTCTGTCCGGCCGGCCCCGAGCCCCCCGGGCCGCAGCCCCAAAAGCGGGGCATGAGGAGGAGTCAGgcggagggggagagggggacgGCCCACGTAAAAATCCCAGCCTGTTGGGGCAGGGCAGGAGGAGTATGtacaaggaaggggaagggaagggagtcaTGTGCTGCAGAGGGGAACAGGGGGAGGGCACAGCTGCCCTGTCCCCTCACAGCCTGAGCTCTCCCACTCACGCTGGGTGGCCCCGGGGCCTGTTGCAGTCAGTACAAAAACAGAGGTGCTACCTATTACACGTTCCTTCTACCTGAATTCGCTAAGGTGGGATATTGTGCTGATTCAGAGATGGGgagttggggagggaaaggaaggagggacccATGGCTTTCCACGGTAGGACAGGGGGCAAGGCATTGGGGAAAGGGGGCCCCCGGCCTGGCCCAGCGGTTGTGAGACCTGCTCACTGCTTAGGTAAGTAGGTAGACCATGTGTGTGCAAGCACAGAGGAGGAGCAcaggggaggtagggaggggccCAGGGAGGtttgatatgtatgtgtgtgtgtgtgtgtgtgtgtgtgtgtgtgtgtgtgtgtgtgtagccatgTTTGTGTGACTGTGGTAGTGTGTTcctgggcgtgtgtgtgtgtgtgtgtgtgtgtgtgtgtgtgttcctatgTTCTGTGTACAGCTGCATtggtgtgcctgtgtgtgtggcTTGTCTGGGTGTCCTACAGGTTGGAAGACTATCCGGCTGTGCTTGAGTGTGTAAAGTGGATGCATAGCCCCCTTGCTCTGTGTCTTTGTGATGGAATGGgattggaagctccctgagggcaaggaccatatcttagcttctttttatgtttcccttagCAGCTAGTGCAGGCTTAGGCTCATAGAGGGTGTTCTATGAAGATGATAAAATCTCGGAGCTGAGAGAGCAGCAgatgaagtgaagtgagcacTGGGCCTTGAAGGAGGTAGTCTCGTGAATCCCACctccagcacttactagctgtgtgaattccCTCACTTGTAGAATGAGTAGAATATTTGCAGTACCTAttccatagggttgttgtgaggaacaagtaAGACAATGTATGTATGTCAAGGACTTTGTAAACCATCAAATGTTCTAGAAACATCAGCTCTGATTAGCCCAGCCTGAACTTGAGCTGAAATCCTCTCGACATTATCTTCTGGCCAGACTCCACTTGAAGACTTTCAGTAATAGGCAGCCATCCTCCTTTAGGACAGTTCTACtctttagaattgtcttttttCCTCATATCAAAGGGAACTCTGCTTCTCTATGATCGCAACCCCTTTGCTCCTATTTCTGCCCTCCGGAGCCAAGCACCAGTTGAGTATATGAATGAATGTGTATGCGTATCCACCACCATATATCTGTGCCTATGTTCATGGTAGTGATTGGTGGAGAGGGTTGTGATGGTggcagggcagggaggggaaaatgTTGTGATTGTGTTCTGCTATATAATTGTGTCCCTGGATGTATTGTGGAATGATGGGTGAACCTAAGGCAGAGGAGCGGAGGTCCCTGcactcccccaaaccctccttcTGGGGTTCCTAGAGTTGGAAACCTCATCTCTTGAAGTTGGGGTGGTGACTATGTGTGTGACGGTGTAAGGGGGTTAATTCTGTGTTAGCATTCAATTCTGTCTCTGAgtctctatttctgtttttctctcgTCTCTATGTCTCTGCATACCTCTGTGTCCGTCTTCCCTGGGTCCCCATATAGCTCAATCATTACGGAatttcagggctggaaggggacCTCaatagccatctagtccaacccgtaACTGAAAAAAGAATCCTTGTCCTCTATCTAGATCTAGGACCAAAGgatcacagaacatcagagctagaagggtcctttGACACCATCTAGTACaagcccttccttttacagaggagaaaatggaagcccatttgctcaaggtcat from Trichosurus vulpecula isolate mTriVul1 chromosome 1, mTriVul1.pri, whole genome shotgun sequence includes:
- the LOC118829082 gene encoding TBC1 domain family member 20-like, translated to MRRVRGTGDRRGGRDRGRTGAKAGEGKLTSQQVRGLKSKPSTESWRRQKLLQIHEALSQDPVDVELLRMAAQSRGGLLSDQVRRKVWPRLLGLSPYDLPPHPGRSPLQDHRDYHQVQMDVERSLAHFPRGMRPEQRAVLQEQLVAVILAVLSSRPELHYYQGYHEVALALLLVLGPRAAAALLDQLSMHHLRDFMDPTMDNTWHILNYLLPLLARESPQLYSFMERAEVGTVFALSWLLTWFGHVLPEPTHVLRLMDFFLASHPLMPVYVAAAVVLHREPEVLAGPCDMPSLHQLLSCLPQPLPTESLLAQALNLFTRHPHSQLAQEAAVRTHSSLSIEGSFTALQAASAHQRPDWVLQKQRQQPGCQKPSRSQSRPSTLVKAAVWGLSATLGAAALAVTQTALGWGPEVLWKIF